One Besnoitia besnoiti strain Bb-Ger1 chromosome VIII, whole genome shotgun sequence DNA segment encodes these proteins:
- a CDS encoding phosphomannomutase (encoded by transcript BESB_082510) → MTEPRTVMDGPKKEPRVIALFDLDGTLTESRQPASEDMLELLSRLREVVAVGVVSGSDAPKLRAQLGRVDFAAFDFVFCENGCVVYKEGRLVAEQSLASTIGEQKLKEIINSSLRYIADLDIPIKRGTFVEYRHGLLNVSPIGRNCSQQERLAFFELDNKEKILEKFKKDLETQFADCGLQFSIGGQISIDCFPQGWDKRLALPYLTERFETIHFFGDRTHPGGNDHEIYADPRTVGHSVSGPTETKQLLRKLFGVC, encoded by the exons ATGACTGAGCCTCGCACCGTGATGGACGGCCCAAAGAAGGAGCCGCGCGTCATTGCCTTGTTCGACCTAGACGGCACACTAACAGAATCGCGACAG CCCGCCTCAGAGGACATGCTCGAGTTGCTTTCGCGACTCAGAGAGGTCGTCGCCGTGGGCGTTGTGAGCGGCTCAGACGCGCCGAAGCTCCGTGCGCAGCTGGGTCGAGTAG ACTTCGCGGCCTTCGATTTTGTTTTCTGCGAGAACGGATGCGTCGTCTACAAGGAGGGAAGACTCGTCGCCGAGCAG AGTCTCGCATCGACGATCGGGGAGCAGAAGCTAAAGGAAATCATCAACTCCTCTCTGCGCTACATCGCCGACCTTGACATCCCGATCAAAAG AGGCACCTTCGTCGAGTATCGCCACGGCCTGCTCAACGTCTCGCCGATCGGCCGGAACTGCAGCCAACAGGAGCGCCTGGCGTTCTTCGAGCTGGACAATAAAGAGAAAATCCTTGAGAAATTCAAAAAGGACCTGGAAACGCAGTTCGCCGACTGCGGGCTCCAGTTCAGCATCGGCGGACAGATTTCCATTGACTGCTTCCCCCAG GGCTGGGACAAGCGACTGGCGCTGCCGTATCTGACCGAGCGCTTTGAGACAATTCACTTCTTCGGCGACAGAACCCATCCG GGTGGAAACGATCACGAGATCTACGCAGACCCGCGCACGGTAGGCCACTCCGTGAGCGGCCCCacagagacgaagcagctgctccGAAAGCTCTTCGGTGTCTGCTAG
- a CDS encoding hypothetical protein (encoded by transcript BESB_082520) produces MNDGRSCSGETRRETGAGNRKGTQHWKGRQWRPRMKISCRSCRSRPQKGSEEDQGGRRNRARKWRRGRRRVRAAAALRTAPSLKARMKTLLRMRRDKEQMERTRVAFLRCKLFKARSWTRSPVGDAEPSSLQPFIELSRLPLSRTKATEADEPRRETELAGLRNLKRSQLAHVSLRAL; encoded by the coding sequence atGAACGATGGAAGAAGCTGTTCAGGGGAAACTCGAAGAGAAACAGGAGCTGGAAACCGAAAAGGAACACAGCACTGGAAGGGACGACAGTGGAGGCCACGCATGAAGATCTCCTGCCGGAGCTGTCGCAGCAGACCTCAGAAAGGAAGTGAGGAAGATcaaggcggcaggcgcaaTCGAGCAAGAAAATGGAGAAGGGGGCGGAGAAGagttcgcgccgcagccgcgctccgAACTGCACCCTCGTTGAAGGCGAGGATGAAGACGCTTCTGCGGATGAGGCGGGACAAAGAACAAATGGAACGCACACGTGTCGCGTTCCTGCGTTGCAAACTCTTCAAAGCACGATCCTGGACGCGATCGCCAGTCGGTGACGCGGAGCCTTCGTCGCTGCAACCCTTTATCGAGCTCTCACGGCTTCCGCTTTCTCGCACGAAGGCTACCGAGGCTGACGAGCCCCGAAGAGAGACTGAGCTAGCAGGTCTTCGAAACCTAAAAAGGTCCCAGCTGGCCCATGTATCTTTACGAGCACTTTAG